Proteins encoded together in one Hylaeus volcanicus isolate JK05 chromosome 3, UHH_iyHylVolc1.0_haploid, whole genome shotgun sequence window:
- the LOC128873418 gene encoding dynein light chain Tctex-type protein 2B-like isoform X2, which produces MNTSGNDCSAFPTEQNRRKFPSKMSTLVSLGSRMFFHRRGDRLKIPKYQNTYRLESFDSFNAEAVDKIVLQVMEDKLSTVTSYQPSEMGKLCKEIGAELQKAIGKKDYDRYKIVAQVTIAQRLDQSVHAAFQCLWDVERDNYSYYVYENNHIYAWCCVFGIYYE; this is translated from the exons AATCGGAGGAAATTTCCGTCGAAGATGTCCACGCTCGTTTCCCTAGGGAGTCGAATGTTTTTCCACAGACGCGGCGACCGATTAAAG ATACCCAAGTACCAAAACACCTATCGGCTGGAATCGTTTGACAGCTTCAACGCGGAAGCTGTCGATAAGATCGTGCTCCAAGTGATGGAGGATAAACTATCCACGGTAACGTCGTATCAACCTAGCGAAATGGGGAAATTGTGCAAGGAGATTGGAGCCGAATTGCAAAAGGCGATCGGCAAGAAGGATTACGACAG GTACAAAATAGTAGCGCAGGTGACTATAGCTCAACGTCTCGACCAAAGCGTTCACGCAGCCTTTCAGTGTCTCTGGGACGTGGAACGTGATAATTATTCCTACTATGTTTACGAAAACAACCATATATACGCCTGGTGCTGTGTGTTCGGCATATATTACGAGTGA
- the LOC128873418 gene encoding dynein light chain Tctex-type protein 2B-like isoform X1, which produces MNTSGNDCSAFPTEQNRRKFPSKMSTLVSLGSRMFFHRRGDRLKVRPTMASVNRHDFTSVKCLQIPKYQNTYRLESFDSFNAEAVDKIVLQVMEDKLSTVTSYQPSEMGKLCKEIGAELQKAIGKKDYDRYKIVAQVTIAQRLDQSVHAAFQCLWDVERDNYSYYVYENNHIYAWCCVFGIYYE; this is translated from the exons AATCGGAGGAAATTTCCGTCGAAGATGTCCACGCTCGTTTCCCTAGGGAGTCGAATGTTTTTCCACAGACGCGGCGACCGATTAAAGGTACGTCCAACAATGGCATCGGTTAACCGACACGATTTTACCTCTGTGAAATGCTTGCAGATACCCAAGTACCAAAACACCTATCGGCTGGAATCGTTTGACAGCTTCAACGCGGAAGCTGTCGATAAGATCGTGCTCCAAGTGATGGAGGATAAACTATCCACGGTAACGTCGTATCAACCTAGCGAAATGGGGAAATTGTGCAAGGAGATTGGAGCCGAATTGCAAAAGGCGATCGGCAAGAAGGATTACGACAG GTACAAAATAGTAGCGCAGGTGACTATAGCTCAACGTCTCGACCAAAGCGTTCACGCAGCCTTTCAGTGTCTCTGGGACGTGGAACGTGATAATTATTCCTACTATGTTTACGAAAACAACCATATATACGCCTGGTGCTGTGTGTTCGGCATATATTACGAGTGA